The Syngnathus typhle isolate RoL2023-S1 ecotype Sweden linkage group LG1, RoL_Styp_1.0, whole genome shotgun sequence genome includes a window with the following:
- the LOC133150210 gene encoding coiled-coil domain-containing protein 74A-like isoform X1, with product MNCIDEIEGLKMIMDGTIHMAPKQSQVAQNQMRRNMGDYAEVHGPYRANRGYSASLQPLQVHNGLSNPPRASTLRECELIIRQLYNTNRSQSQQIVRYKELLEDIVLNKRKRITPENYNLTKAFLADDICKFSDNTFPKLDLKTEKTTAVGLPALTQGLNSSVAERQRRNRAVHRSHVKGTVR from the exons ATGAATTGCATTGATGAAATCGAGGGATTGAAGATGATTATGGATGGCACCATCCATATGGCacccaagcaaagccaagtagCCCAGAACCAAATGCGAAG AAACATGGGAGACTATGCCGAGGTTCACGGACCCTACAGAGCCAATCGCGGGTATTCAGCCTCGCTGCAGCCTCTACAAGTCCACAACGGTCTGTCTAATCCACCGCGTGCGTCCACCCTGAGGGAATGTGAGCTCATCATCCGTCAGCTGTACAACACCAACCGTTCACAGTCCCAGCAA ATTGTGCGCTACAAGGAGTTGCTGGAAGATATTGTGCTCAACAAGAGAAAGAGAATCACCCCCGAAAACTACAACCTGACCAAAGCCTTCCTTGCGGATGATATTTG caaattCTCTGACAACACATTTCCGAAACTGGAtctgaaaacagaaaaaac GACCGCCGTTGGCCTCCCGGCGCTCACGCAGGGCCTCAACTCATCTGTGGCGGAGCGCCAGAGACGGAATCGCGCCGTGCACAGAAGCCACGTCAAGGGCACGGTGCGATGA
- the LOC133150210 gene encoding coiled-coil domain-containing protein 74A-like isoform X2, translated as MNCIDEIEGLKMIMDGTIHMAPKQSQVAQNQMRRNMGDYAEVHGPYRANRGYSASLQPLQVHNGLSNPPRASTLRECELIIRQLYNTNRSQSQQIVRYKELLEDIVLNKRKRITPENYNLTKAFLADDIWTAVGLPALTQGLNSSVAERQRRNRAVHRSHVKGTVR; from the exons ATGAATTGCATTGATGAAATCGAGGGATTGAAGATGATTATGGATGGCACCATCCATATGGCacccaagcaaagccaagtagCCCAGAACCAAATGCGAAG AAACATGGGAGACTATGCCGAGGTTCACGGACCCTACAGAGCCAATCGCGGGTATTCAGCCTCGCTGCAGCCTCTACAAGTCCACAACGGTCTGTCTAATCCACCGCGTGCGTCCACCCTGAGGGAATGTGAGCTCATCATCCGTCAGCTGTACAACACCAACCGTTCACAGTCCCAGCAA ATTGTGCGCTACAAGGAGTTGCTGGAAGATATTGTGCTCAACAAGAGAAAGAGAATCACCCCCGAAAACTACAACCTGACCAAAGCCTTCCTTGCGGATGATATTTG GACCGCCGTTGGCCTCCCGGCGCTCACGCAGGGCCTCAACTCATCTGTGGCGGAGCGCCAGAGACGGAATCGCGCCGTGCACAGAAGCCACGTCAAGGGCACGGTGCGATGA